One Roseburia rectibacter DNA window includes the following coding sequences:
- a CDS encoding TRAP transporter large permease, whose protein sequence is MSAVVVFIIFAICLIIAIPISISLGIVAVLPGAFDASFTASAGYVIRSMVGGIDSFPLLAVPMFVLAGILMAHGKISEKLFDVFVYFLGNKRAGIPCAVIITCLFYGAISGSAPATVAAVGSMTIPLLIELGYEKDFSTAIVAVAGGLGVIIPPSIPFIMYAMATGESVSDLFLAGIVPGMMISALLIFYAYYYCRHHGEDREKIQAKMNQLKEKGFFNILKESIWALLSPVIVLGCIYTGVASPTEAAVISVFYSLFVSLFIYKSIKVKQIWGIMVEAMKTYAPILFILATSTAFSRVLTLMQVPQDVSAWIMTHFSNEIVLLLVINVVLLIVGMVMDTTPAILILSPILLPIVQHVGMNPIHFGVMMIVNLAVGFVTPPVGVNLFVASSLTNVPMMQIAKKAMPMIGYFLLALLLIAFIPAISLCLL, encoded by the coding sequence ATGTCAGCAGTTGTTGTTTTTATTATTTTTGCCATATGTCTTATCATTGCAATTCCGATCTCTATTTCACTTGGAATTGTAGCTGTACTGCCGGGAGCATTTGATGCTTCTTTTACGGCAAGTGCAGGATATGTCATCCGTTCCATGGTCGGAGGAATTGACAGTTTCCCGTTACTTGCAGTGCCGATGTTTGTGCTTGCGGGAATCCTCATGGCACACGGCAAGATTTCAGAAAAATTATTTGATGTATTTGTATATTTCCTTGGAAATAAAAGAGCGGGGATTCCATGTGCAGTGATTATTACCTGTCTGTTTTATGGTGCAATCTCAGGATCAGCCCCGGCGACGGTTGCGGCAGTCGGCAGTATGACGATCCCGCTTCTGATCGAGCTTGGTTATGAGAAAGATTTTTCCACGGCGATCGTTGCTGTGGCAGGCGGTCTGGGAGTTATCATCCCGCCGAGTATTCCATTTATCATGTATGCGATGGCGACGGGTGAATCAGTCAGTGATCTGTTTTTAGCAGGAATCGTACCTGGAATGATGATCAGTGCACTGCTGATCTTTTATGCATATTATTACTGCCGCCATCATGGAGAAGACAGAGAAAAGATCCAGGCAAAAATGAATCAGCTCAAAGAAAAAGGTTTCTTCAATATTTTAAAAGAGAGCATCTGGGCACTGCTCAGTCCGGTGATCGTACTTGGCTGTATTTATACCGGTGTGGCATCACCGACAGAGGCGGCTGTCATTTCTGTATTTTATTCTTTATTTGTCAGTCTGTTTATTTATAAGTCCATTAAAGTAAAACAGATCTGGGGCATTATGGTGGAGGCGATGAAGACCTATGCACCGATCTTATTTATCCTTGCAACATCGACGGCATTTTCGCGTGTACTTACGCTGATGCAGGTTCCGCAGGATGTCAGCGCATGGATCATGACACATTTTTCAAATGAGATCGTACTGCTTCTTGTGATCAATGTGGTACTCTTGATCGTTGGTATGGTCATGGATACGACTCCGGCGATTCTGATCTTAAGCCCGATCTTACTGCCGATCGTGCAGCATGTTGGAATGAATCCGATCCACTTTGGTGTCATGATGATCGTAAACCTTGCAGTTGGATTTGTTACACCTCCGGTCGGTGTCAATCTGTTTGTGGCAAGTTCGCTTACGAATGTGCCGATGATGCAGATCGCAAAAAAAGCAATGCCAATGATCGGATATTTCCTGCTTGCACTGCTTTTGATCGCATTTATTCCGGCAATCAGTCTTTGTCTGCTTTAA
- the aroD gene encoding type I 3-dehydroquinate dehydratase has translation MSNYVEVRGVRIGEGVPKICVPIVGKTKEEILAAAKSFADVKMDVVEWRVDWFDGVFDFAQVEDVLKDLRPALGNTPILFTFRTSKEGGEKAIEPDVYVELNKKAAATGLVDLVDVEAFTGDSYVKEIIKAAHEAGVAVVASNHDFDKTPDKDDIVGRLRKMQDLDADIPKIAVMPQNKKDVLTLLAATEEMVSEYADRPIITMSMAGTGLISRLCGEVFGSALTFGAVGKASAPGQMNAADLNTILNLIHESM, from the coding sequence ATGAGCAACTATGTAGAAGTCCGCGGTGTCAGAATCGGTGAAGGCGTGCCGAAGATCTGTGTACCGATTGTTGGTAAAACAAAAGAAGAGATTCTTGCAGCAGCAAAATCTTTTGCAGATGTAAAAATGGATGTTGTTGAGTGGCGTGTTGACTGGTTTGACGGTGTGTTTGATTTTGCACAGGTCGAGGACGTATTAAAAGATCTTCGTCCGGCACTTGGCAATACACCGATCCTGTTCACTTTCCGTACCTCTAAAGAGGGTGGCGAGAAAGCGATCGAGCCAGATGTTTATGTAGAATTAAATAAAAAAGCAGCAGCAACAGGGCTGGTTGATCTGGTTGATGTGGAGGCTTTCACAGGTGATTCTTATGTGAAAGAGATCATTAAAGCTGCACATGAAGCTGGTGTGGCAGTTGTTGCTTCCAATCATGACTTTGACAAGACACCGGATAAAGATGATATCGTAGGACGTCTCCGCAAAATGCAGGATTTAGACGCAGATATTCCGAAGATCGCAGTAATGCCGCAGAATAAAAAAGATGTTTTAACACTTCTTGCAGCAACAGAAGAGATGGTATCTGAATATGCAGACAGACCGATCATCACCATGTCTATGGCAGGAACTGGTCTGATCAGCCGTCTCTGTGGTGAAGTATTCGGTTCTGCACTGACTTTTGGAGCAGTTGGAAAAGCATCTGCACCGGGCCAGATGAATGCAGCAGACTTAAATACAATTTTAAATCTGATTCATGAGAGTATGTAA
- a CDS encoding DUF362 domain-containing protein, with amino-acid sequence MEASNVYFTSFKATEHENLLQKLHRLMKTAGFETIDFTDKYAAIKIHFGEYGNLAFLRPNYARVVADYVKELGGKPFLTDCNTLYVGSRKNALDHLETAYVNGFSPYQTGCHVIIGDGLKGTDETIVPIDGEYVKEAKIGHAIMDADVFISLTHFKGHEMAGFGGALKNIGMGCGSRAGKMEQHCDGKPSVDQSLCVGCGACSRICAHGAPQFKDHKASIDHDKCVGCGRCLAVCPKDAIAADYNDSIAMLNYKMAEYSLAVCKDRPCFHVSLICDVSPNCDCHAENDIPIIPNVGMLASFDPVALDVACADLCNQMTPVENSVLGENIKVHGNEKDHDHFHMTHPDTEWRSCISHAVKIGLGSDQYKLITL; translated from the coding sequence ATGGAAGCATCAAACGTTTATTTTACATCTTTTAAAGCAACAGAGCATGAAAATCTGCTCCAGAAATTACACCGTCTTATGAAAACAGCCGGTTTTGAAACGATCGATTTTACTGACAAATACGCAGCGATCAAAATACATTTCGGTGAATATGGCAATCTTGCATTTCTTCGTCCGAATTATGCCAGAGTCGTTGCCGATTATGTCAAGGAACTAGGTGGAAAACCTTTCCTCACTGACTGCAATACTTTATATGTCGGCAGCCGTAAAAATGCCTTAGACCATCTTGAGACAGCTTATGTCAATGGATTTTCCCCTTACCAGACCGGATGCCATGTCATCATCGGTGACGGCTTAAAAGGTACGGATGAGACGATCGTTCCGATCGACGGTGAATATGTCAAAGAAGCAAAGATCGGACATGCTATCATGGATGCAGATGTTTTTATTTCCCTGACGCATTTCAAAGGTCACGAGATGGCAGGTTTTGGCGGTGCACTCAAAAACATCGGCATGGGATGTGGTTCAAGAGCTGGAAAAATGGAGCAGCACTGCGATGGCAAACCAAGTGTAGACCAGTCCTTATGTGTCGGATGTGGTGCCTGCAGCCGGATCTGTGCGCACGGTGCACCACAGTTTAAAGATCATAAAGCATCAATCGATCATGATAAATGTGTCGGATGCGGGCGCTGCTTAGCTGTATGTCCGAAGGATGCGATCGCTGCTGATTACAATGATTCCATCGCCATGCTCAACTATAAGATGGCAGAATACAGTTTAGCTGTCTGCAAAGACCGTCCGTGTTTCCATGTTTCACTGATCTGCGACGTTTCACCCAATTGTGACTGTCATGCAGAAAACGATATTCCGATCATTCCAAATGTCGGTATGTTAGCATCTTTCGATCCGGTCGCACTTGACGTTGCCTGTGCTGATCTGTGCAACCAGATGACTCCGGTGGAAAACAGTGTCCTTGGTGAAAATATAAAAGTTCATGGCAATGAGAAAGATCACGATCATTTCCATATGACACATCCGGATACGGAGTGGAGAAGCTGCATTTCTCATGCAGTGAAGATCGGACTGGGAAGTGACCAGTATAAGCTGATTACGCTTTAG
- a CDS encoding shikimate dehydrogenase, producing MAERITGHTELIGLMAYPIRHSSSPAMHNEAFAYLGLDYAYLAFEVDNSTLEDAIKGLRALKMVGSNVSMPNKTVVGQYLDKLSPAAELCGAVNTIVNDNGVLTGHITDGIGFMQALKDNDIDVIGKKMTIAGAGGAATAIEIQAALDGVKEISIFNIHDKFWENAEATVKKINERTNCKATLYDLDDKEKLREEMADSYIFVNGTGVGMKPLEGMSVVPDKSFFRPELIVVDVPYSPLETKMRSMAKEVGCKTMNGLGMMLFQGAAAFKLWTGKDMPIEHMKEVLNIKYE from the coding sequence ATGGCAGAGAGAATCACAGGTCACACAGAGCTTATCGGATTAATGGCTTACCCAATCAGACATTCAAGTTCACCGGCAATGCACAATGAGGCATTTGCATATTTAGGACTTGACTATGCTTACCTTGCATTCGAGGTTGACAACAGTACCTTAGAGGATGCGATCAAAGGTCTTCGCGCATTAAAGATGGTTGGTTCTAACGTATCTATGCCAAACAAAACAGTTGTTGGTCAGTATCTTGATAAATTATCACCGGCTGCAGAGCTTTGCGGAGCTGTAAATACGATCGTTAATGACAACGGTGTATTAACAGGACATATCACAGATGGTATCGGATTTATGCAGGCATTAAAAGACAACGACATTGACGTGATCGGAAAGAAAATGACCATCGCAGGTGCCGGCGGAGCTGCAACAGCAATCGAGATCCAGGCTGCATTAGATGGCGTAAAAGAAATCTCTATCTTCAATATTCATGATAAATTCTGGGAGAACGCAGAGGCAACTGTTAAGAAGATCAATGAGAGAACAAACTGCAAAGCTACTCTTTATGATTTAGACGACAAAGAGAAATTAAGAGAAGAGATGGCAGATTCTTACATCTTCGTAAACGGAACAGGTGTTGGTATGAAACCGTTAGAGGGAATGTCCGTTGTTCCTGATAAATCTTTCTTCCGTCCGGAACTGATCGTTGTAGACGTACCTTATTCTCCACTTGAGACAAAGATGCGTTCCATGGCAAAAGAAGTTGGATGTAAGACAATGAACGGTCTTGGCATGATGTTATTCCAGGGAGCAGCAGCATTTAAACTCTGGACTGGAAAAGATATGCCGATCGAGCACATGAAAGAAGTATTAAACATCAAATACGAATAA
- a CDS encoding LysR family transcriptional regulator produces the protein MTLNQLSYFYQAAVLQHFNQAAEKMNISEPSLSRSIAALENELGVTLFEKRGRNVTLTKAGEIFLEHVTQILDDVTRASNKMQQIATNGGHIDIAYVSPLAREFIPNTVRAFLSLEQNKNITFHFFQDITSMNIEGLKKGSYDLIFGSYSANEPNIEFIPIIKQDLVAILPIGHPLGKKAEIEAGDFEKYPVLGYARHSGLGKYTRNFFKDHDVIPNFICESPDENGIASLVAKNFGIALVADVDTIHRDDICIRPLISQETFSHTVYMGYMRGKYQLPAVQRFIQFVRKSYH, from the coding sequence ATGACACTTAATCAATTGAGTTATTTTTACCAAGCAGCCGTCCTTCAGCACTTCAACCAGGCAGCAGAAAAAATGAATATTTCAGAACCAAGTTTAAGCCGTTCCATTGCTGCTTTAGAAAATGAACTTGGTGTCACACTTTTTGAAAAACGCGGGCGAAATGTCACGCTCACAAAAGCCGGGGAGATTTTTTTAGAGCATGTCACGCAGATTTTAGATGATGTTACACGCGCCTCAAATAAAATGCAGCAGATTGCAACAAACGGTGGACATATTGATATTGCTTATGTTTCCCCGCTTGCCCGTGAATTTATTCCAAATACGGTACGCGCTTTTCTTTCCTTAGAGCAGAATAAAAATATTACGTTTCATTTTTTTCAGGATATTACTTCCATGAATATAGAAGGTTTGAAGAAAGGTTCTTATGATCTGATCTTTGGTTCCTACTCTGCGAATGAACCAAATATTGAGTTTATACCTATTATAAAGCAGGACCTTGTGGCAATCCTTCCCATAGGACATCCTCTCGGTAAAAAAGCTGAAATTGAAGCCGGGGATTTCGAAAAATACCCGGTGCTTGGATACGCAAGACATTCCGGTCTTGGCAAATACACACGTAACTTTTTTAAAGACCACGATGTGATCCCGAATTTTATCTGCGAGTCTCCGGATGAAAACGGAATTGCCTCACTTGTGGCAAAAAACTTTGGGATTGCTCTCGTTGCCGATGTTGATACGATTCACAGGGATGATATCTGCATCAGGCCGCTCATTTCACAGGAAACTTTTTCACACACGGTATATATGGGATATATGCGTGGAAAATATCAACTGCCGGCTGTGCAGAGGTTTATCCAGTTTGTACGGAAATCATACCATTGA
- a CDS encoding LysR family transcriptional regulator, producing the protein MNLSQLQYFKTLAKEEHYTRAAQILSITQPSLSHAIAQLEQELGTRLFEKKGRNVVLTRYGKIFLPYVEESLKVLEEGVQRTKELNGSKEGMIHLAYIYTLGSTFVPKMVRRFLDAYPDYHIEFHFIVGTTGDILEGLKNDRYDMVFSSYQDGEPDIEFRQIGDQKLVLAVPKNHPLAMYDTVDLKDTVDYPQIYFQKGSGLRPVIDQMYEQISVFPKIAFEIEEDGSMAGLVAQGFGIAVMPDIPILKTLDVKTLTITNPEYERHVYLATMKKRYLSPVAKSFIQFVTQETE; encoded by the coding sequence ATGAATTTAAGTCAGTTACAATATTTTAAGACATTGGCAAAGGAAGAACATTATACAAGGGCGGCGCAGATCTTATCGATTACACAGCCATCATTAAGTCATGCGATCGCACAGTTAGAGCAGGAACTGGGAACGAGATTGTTTGAAAAAAAAGGCAGAAATGTTGTTCTGACACGTTATGGAAAGATTTTTCTTCCATATGTGGAAGAATCCTTAAAAGTATTAGAGGAGGGGGTGCAGCGGACAAAAGAATTAAATGGAAGCAAAGAAGGTATGATACATCTTGCTTATATTTATACTTTAGGCAGTACATTTGTACCGAAAATGGTGCGGAGATTCTTAGATGCTTACCCGGATTACCATATTGAGTTTCATTTTATTGTCGGAACGACAGGAGATATTTTAGAGGGACTGAAAAATGACAGGTATGATATGGTATTTTCCTCTTATCAGGACGGGGAGCCGGATATCGAATTCCGGCAGATCGGCGATCAGAAGTTAGTGCTTGCCGTACCGAAAAACCACCCGCTTGCCATGTACGACACGGTGGATTTAAAAGATACCGTAGATTATCCACAGATCTATTTCCAGAAAGGAAGCGGACTGCGCCCGGTGATCGACCAGATGTATGAACAGATCAGCGTATTTCCAAAGATCGCCTTTGAAATAGAGGAAGATGGCAGCATGGCAGGACTTGTCGCCCAGGGATTTGGCATTGCAGTCATGCCGGATATTCCAATCTTAAAAACCCTCGACGTCAAAACCCTGACAATCACAAACCCGGAATACGAACGCCATGTCTACCTTGCCACCATGAAAAAACGCTACCTCTCCCCCGTAGCGAAATCCTTTATCCAGTTTGTCACGCAGGAGACAGAGTGA
- a CDS encoding shikimate kinase — MDKIEAIRDKIGECDDIIIEQLAVRMSYIQEIISYKKATGIPILQPEQEKKQTDALKNKLGDNEFEEEILDIFKYIMKNSRRIQAKSLFDYNIFLIGFMGAGKSTIAGELKDKLEMDRVEMDQMIVEKQGMSISEIFDEYGEAYFRNLESNTLIEMQKRKQTIVSCGGGVVMREENTDHMKKNGRVVLLTAKPETIYERVKDSDERPILNNNMNVEFISSLMDKRKDRYEAVADITVATDGKNVTQICEEIISKLIALDNAKESEV; from the coding sequence ATGGATAAGATAGAAGCAATCCGTGATAAAATTGGAGAATGTGATGATATTATCATCGAACAGCTTGCGGTTCGAATGTCATATATACAGGAAATCATTTCTTATAAGAAAGCAACCGGTATTCCAATCTTACAGCCGGAACAGGAGAAGAAACAGACCGATGCATTAAAGAACAAACTCGGTGACAATGAGTTCGAGGAAGAGATCCTTGATATTTTCAAATATATCATGAAAAACAGCCGCCGTATCCAGGCAAAGAGCCTGTTTGATTACAATATTTTCCTGATCGGATTCATGGGAGCAGGAAAGAGTACGATCGCCGGTGAGCTGAAAGATAAACTTGAAATGGATCGTGTGGAGATGGATCAGATGATCGTAGAAAAACAGGGTATGTCCATTTCTGAGATCTTTGATGAATACGGTGAGGCATATTTCCGTAACTTAGAGAGTAATACTTTAATCGAAATGCAGAAGAGAAAACAGACGATCGTTTCCTGCGGTGGTGGTGTTGTCATGAGAGAAGAGAATACCGATCACATGAAAAAGAATGGACGTGTCGTACTTCTGACTGCAAAACCTGAGACGATCTATGAGCGTGTCAAAGACAGTGATGAACGCCCGATCCTGAACAATAACATGAATGTTGAGTTTATCAGCAGCCTGATGGACAAACGAAAAGACCGTTATGAGGCTGTTGCAGATATTACAGTTGCCACTGATGGAAAAAATGTCACGCAGATCTGTGAGGAGATCATTTCCAAACTGATCGCGTTGGATAATGCAAAAGAGTCAGAAGTATAA
- a CDS encoding TRAP transporter small permease, whose product MKKFIHVIDESLEEILMVLMLAAMTLIMGCQVFSRYILGVSLSWSEEITRYLFIWSAFLSVSLCTRKCISIKVDQFIKMFPKRGKTIFKITNLTVEFVFFVYLIPFSFLYLKATIESGQVSPACGLPMYYVQSAPFFCFILTAFRIVQRWFGEWRILLGKEKKPLEEGNIASVIEEAVIEAPEQPDHVNTDDSHSAVGKEK is encoded by the coding sequence ATGAAAAAATTTATTCATGTCATAGACGAAAGTCTTGAAGAAATTCTGATGGTTCTCATGTTAGCGGCTATGACGCTGATCATGGGATGTCAGGTATTTTCCAGATATATTCTTGGAGTATCGCTTTCGTGGTCAGAGGAGATCACAAGATATCTGTTTATATGGTCTGCATTTTTAAGTGTGAGTCTCTGTACCAGAAAATGCATTTCTATCAAGGTGGATCAGTTTATCAAAATGTTCCCAAAACGTGGAAAAACTATTTTTAAAATCACAAATCTGACCGTAGAATTTGTATTTTTTGTTTATCTGATACCGTTCTCCTTCCTGTATTTAAAGGCAACGATCGAGAGTGGACAGGTCAGCCCGGCATGTGGACTGCCAATGTATTATGTACAGTCGGCTCCATTTTTCTGCTTTATTCTGACCGCATTCCGTATCGTGCAGCGCTGGTTTGGTGAGTGGCGTATTTTGCTTGGAAAAGAAAAGAAGCCATTAGAAGAGGGTAATATCGCGTCCGTGATCGAGGAAGCAGTGATTGAGGCTCCGGAACAGCCGGATCATGTAAATACAGATGATTCACATTCTGCAGTGGGAAAGGAGAAATAG
- a CDS encoding MFS transporter — protein MNKKYLPSALILYLNYFIHGVGCSILGQAVIKEALAASWGVEAMAITAISAALGLGRLIALPFAGPLSDKLGRRISTAIGSGSYAVYLIGLALAFNAGTNGGYQIAYICAIIGGIANSFLDTGIYPAVGEIIYKAPGVATMGIKFFIAIAQMILPFVLGVTVATTAAGLTSYNILFFGCGIIYIVLLVLVMLFPLPDADQKAAGEKEGLIASLKHTHFSIESVAMILIGFTCTGTFQLWLNCAQNFAKENVGWTDPSIMQTYYSAGTMLALIVTALLTRKIKDVRFIVIYPVICLATLIVVLVGKSQPLMIAGAFLIGWAGAGGLLQIATSVCNMLFPKIKGTVTALVMIASSLCNYTILTAASKMQPSQVMVMNIVLTAVGVLLGLFVNLRYTSMVVQAKADN, from the coding sequence ATGAATAAAAAATATTTACCGAGCGCACTGATTCTTTATTTAAATTATTTTATCCATGGTGTCGGATGTTCTATTTTAGGACAGGCAGTGATCAAGGAAGCTCTTGCTGCATCCTGGGGTGTGGAAGCTATGGCAATCACAGCTATTTCTGCCGCACTTGGACTGGGAAGACTGATCGCACTTCCATTTGCAGGTCCTCTTTCTGATAAGTTAGGACGTCGTATCTCTACTGCAATCGGAAGCGGTTCTTATGCAGTATATCTGATCGGTCTTGCGCTTGCATTTAATGCAGGAACAAATGGTGGATATCAGATCGCATATATCTGTGCCATCATCGGAGGTATTGCCAACTCTTTCCTTGATACCGGAATTTACCCGGCTGTAGGTGAGATCATTTATAAAGCACCGGGTGTTGCAACGATGGGAATTAAATTTTTCATTGCAATCGCACAGATGATCCTGCCATTCGTACTTGGCGTAACGGTAGCAACAACAGCAGCAGGTCTTACATCTTATAACATATTATTCTTTGGATGTGGTATCATTTATATTGTATTATTAGTATTAGTAATGCTTTTCCCTCTTCCGGATGCGGATCAGAAGGCAGCGGGAGAAAAAGAAGGACTGATCGCCAGCTTAAAACATACACATTTTTCCATCGAGTCTGTTGCAATGATCCTGATCGGTTTTACCTGTACCGGTACATTCCAGCTCTGGTTAAACTGTGCGCAGAACTTTGCAAAAGAGAATGTGGGCTGGACAGATCCTTCCATCATGCAGACTTACTATTCCGCAGGAACAATGCTTGCACTTATCGTAACAGCATTATTAACAAGAAAAATTAAAGATGTCAGATTTATTGTGATCTATCCGGTAATCTGTCTTGCTACATTAATTGTTGTATTAGTTGGAAAGAGCCAGCCTCTTATGATCGCAGGTGCATTCCTGATCGGCTGGGCAGGCGCAGGCGGACTGCTTCAGATCGCTACATCAGTCTGCAACATGCTTTTCCCGAAAATCAAGGGAACGGTAACGGCACTTGTTATGATCGCTTCCTCACTGTGTAATTATACGATCCTGACAGCAGCATCAAAGATGCAGCCTTCACAGGTTATGGTTATGAATATCGTATTAACAGCAGTAGGTGTATTACTTGGATTATTTGTAAATCTTCGTTATACAAGTATGGTTGTGCAGGCAAAAGCAGATAATTAA
- a CDS encoding TRAP transporter substrate-binding protein: MKKYKEKIVCGVLAGTVLLMSGCGNKDAQDQVRVQRYAWPLGSSSPEDTVTQIYAEKFAEEVERLSDGTMLISVYPNSVLGGDRELLESCKEGDIPFVVQNTAPQVTFMPDVAVFDMPAVFETIDEVREHVDNPDFLSMMQQVYGDAGYVLLGYADQGFRVMTTNCNVQSISDFKGQKIRTMENSYHMAYWKALGASPTPMTFSEVYIGLQQGTIDAQENPYEVIVSNKLYEQQDYVVETNHLPHLISLIVSDEFFEGLTDEQQEIIREAAETAKEYAREQSDERIASRIQTIEESGTKIISLSDEMYSQIRELCKPVYESIENNVSEDLIDAYLGDMKDVAE; the protein is encoded by the coding sequence TTGAAAAAATATAAGGAAAAAATAGTGTGCGGAGTGCTTGCAGGTACGGTACTTTTGATGAGCGGCTGCGGAAATAAAGACGCACAGGATCAGGTGAGAGTACAACGGTATGCATGGCCGCTTGGAAGTTCGAGTCCGGAGGATACAGTCACACAGATCTATGCGGAGAAATTTGCTGAGGAAGTGGAACGCTTAAGTGATGGAACTATGCTGATTTCTGTTTATCCAAACAGTGTACTTGGCGGAGACAGGGAATTATTAGAATCCTGTAAAGAAGGGGATATTCCTTTTGTGGTGCAGAACACGGCACCGCAGGTAACTTTTATGCCAGATGTTGCAGTATTTGATATGCCGGCAGTGTTTGAAACCATCGATGAAGTGCGGGAACATGTGGATAACCCTGATTTCCTTTCCATGATGCAGCAGGTATATGGAGATGCAGGATATGTTCTTTTGGGATATGCCGATCAGGGATTCCGTGTCATGACGACAAATTGTAATGTACAGTCTATTTCTGATTTTAAGGGACAGAAGATCCGTACCATGGAAAACTCCTATCATATGGCTTACTGGAAAGCGCTTGGTGCAAGTCCGACACCGATGACATTTTCAGAGGTTTATATCGGGTTGCAGCAGGGAACCATTGATGCGCAGGAAAATCCATACGAGGTTATTGTTTCTAATAAGTTGTATGAACAGCAGGACTATGTTGTTGAGACAAACCATCTGCCACACCTGATCTCACTGATCGTCAGTGATGAGTTTTTTGAGGGTTTAACAGATGAACAGCAGGAGATTATCCGGGAAGCTGCGGAGACGGCAAAAGAATATGCCAGAGAGCAGTCGGATGAGCGTATCGCATCCCGTATCCAGACAATTGAAGAGAGCGGTACAAAGATCATTTCACTGAGTGATGAGATGTATAGCCAGATCCGGGAACTTTGTAAACCTGTGTATGAGTCGATTGAAAACAATGTTTCTGAAGATCTGATTGATGCATATCTTGGTGATATGAAAGATGTGGCTGAATAA
- a CDS encoding alanyl-tRNA editing protein encodes MTEKLYDQDAYAVEFDAKVLSCEAYHDKDESGYHVVLDRTLFFPEEGGQSPDKGTINGIEVTDVQIKKDVVTHSLKEPLAVGENVHGKIDWTHRFNNMQQHSGEHIFSGIVHSRFGYDNVGFHLSDNIVTMDFNGVLTADEVKEIETAVNDVIVKNLPVEITYPAKEELAALDYRSKIEIEGQVRIVTIPGVDVCACCAPHVKRTGEIGTLNVQSLSNYKGGVRISILSGFRALEEEQKKSQIISAISGTLSANQELLPQLVEKLKQSNQDLKYKLAQAKQKLIDQKIKEIPAEQENVLLFETDLDTPVMRNAINGLVEAHDGICGIFVEKEDGGYNFIIGSKTKDCREIAALLREKTGARGGGSAAMIQGSVTADEKVLREILI; translated from the coding sequence ATGACAGAAAAATTATACGATCAGGATGCATATGCAGTAGAGTTCGATGCAAAAGTTTTATCCTGTGAGGCATATCATGATAAAGATGAGAGTGGTTACCATGTTGTATTGGACAGGACACTTTTCTTCCCGGAAGAAGGCGGTCAGAGTCCTGATAAAGGAACGATAAACGGCATAGAGGTGACTGATGTACAGATCAAAAAAGATGTGGTCACACACAGTTTAAAAGAACCGCTTGCTGTTGGTGAAAATGTACATGGAAAGATTGACTGGACACATCGTTTTAACAATATGCAGCAGCATTCCGGTGAGCATATATTTTCCGGGATCGTACACAGCAGATTTGGATATGACAATGTCGGATTTCATTTAAGCGACAATATAGTTACAATGGATTTTAATGGTGTCCTGACCGCAGATGAGGTCAAAGAGATAGAGACGGCAGTCAATGATGTGATCGTAAAAAATCTCCCTGTGGAAATTACTTATCCGGCAAAAGAAGAACTTGCAGCACTTGATTACCGCAGTAAGATCGAGATCGAGGGACAGGTGCGTATCGTGACGATCCCCGGCGTGGACGTCTGTGCCTGCTGTGCACCGCATGTAAAGCGTACAGGTGAGATCGGAACACTCAATGTACAGAGCCTTTCTAATTATAAAGGTGGTGTCAGAATCAGTATTTTAAGCGGTTTTCGTGCCTTAGAGGAGGAACAGAAAAAATCACAGATCATTTCAGCAATTTCCGGTACACTTTCTGCGAATCAGGAGCTGCTTCCACAGCTTGTGGAAAAATTAAAACAGTCCAACCAGGATCTGAAATACAAACTGGCACAGGCAAAGCAGAAACTCATTGATCAGAAGATCAAAGAGATTCCAGCAGAACAGGAAAATGTGCTTTTGTTTGAGACAGATCTTGATACACCGGTCATGCGTAATGCCATCAATGGGCTTGTGGAAGCACATGACGGGATCTGCGGTATTTTTGTGGAAAAAGAAGACGGTGGTTATAATTTTATCATCGGAAGTAAAACAAAGGACTGCAGGGAGATTGCCGCCCTGCTCCGCGAAAAAACCGGTGCACGAGGTGGCGGAAGTGCGGCAATGATTCAGGGATCTGTCACTGCAGATGAGAAAGTGTTAAGGGAAATATTGATCTGA